The uncultured Desulfuromonas sp. genome has a segment encoding these proteins:
- a CDS encoding lipase family protein: MDGYFSDTALIKNPPVKRAAYSDRTAWLLAEISRLVYEPLPCEESSAGLIPAIRDAIAKGEADNVLEALISRARSQGIQPNNVVVETLKKAKFDLVECFAENGTEAMLVQLHKHKDFSGMLVLVFRGTQPNIKDVLTDIKADLVNADACNGRVHRGFQDAFKPLQKRIADALDQHQGLPLYITGHSLGGALALLATRLLCNDSIGACYTFGCPRVADDEFFKGIKTPVYRVVNAADGVAKVPFGYGFSFALGLLRVIPINGTFQVAEWLRKYFLGYTHYGTLVFLSDAANVKDDQGFDFKDLQVKNSPNIFWRVSIVLPRLIATRFKAAASDHAIRDYSAKLLAYAQRRNQ, encoded by the coding sequence ATGGACGGCTATTTTTCCGACACGGCACTCATCAAAAACCCGCCCGTTAAACGGGCGGCCTATTCCGACCGCACCGCCTGGTTGCTGGCGGAGATTTCACGGCTGGTTTACGAACCGCTGCCCTGTGAAGAATCCAGCGCCGGATTAATCCCCGCGATTCGTGACGCCATTGCCAAGGGCGAAGCAGACAATGTGCTGGAGGCTTTGATCAGCCGGGCCCGCTCGCAGGGCATTCAACCGAATAATGTTGTTGTGGAAACCCTGAAAAAAGCCAAATTTGATTTGGTCGAGTGTTTTGCTGAAAACGGTACGGAAGCCATGCTGGTGCAGCTGCACAAGCATAAAGATTTTTCCGGAATGCTGGTGCTCGTCTTTCGCGGGACCCAACCCAACATCAAGGATGTGCTCACCGATATTAAAGCGGATCTGGTCAATGCCGACGCGTGTAATGGTCGGGTGCATCGTGGCTTTCAGGACGCATTTAAACCGCTGCAGAAGCGTATTGCCGATGCTCTCGATCAGCATCAAGGGCTCCCCTTGTATATCACCGGCCATTCTCTGGGCGGCGCGTTGGCCTTGCTGGCGACCCGTTTGCTGTGCAACGATTCCATCGGCGCCTGTTATACCTTCGGTTGTCCGCGTGTGGCCGATGATGAATTTTTTAAAGGCATCAAGACGCCGGTCTACCGGGTGGTCAATGCGGCGGATGGCGTGGCCAAGGTGCCTTTCGGTTACGGGTTCTCCTTTGCGCTTGGTTTGTTGCGCGTTATTCCCATCAACGGTACTTTTCAGGTGGCGGAATGGCTGCGCAAATACTTTCTCGGTTATACCCACTACGGCACCCTGGTGTTCCTTTCCGATGCGGCCAATGTCAAAGATGACCAAGGCTTTGATTTTAAAGACCTGCAGGTGAAAAACAGTCCGAATATTTTCTGGCGTGTTTCCATTGTTCTTCCCCGACTGATCGCCACACGGTTCAAGGCTGCGGCGAGTGATCACGCCATCCGTGATTATTCGGCCAAGTTGCTCGCTTATGCACAGCGGCGTAATCAGTGA